A genomic region of Christiangramia sp. OXR-203 contains the following coding sequences:
- a CDS encoding NAD(P)-dependent alcohol dehydrogenase encodes MKNVKAYGAKRNDADLNMMEIERRDILANDVKIEIDYCGVCHSDIHQVRNDWGNSKYPVVPGHEIIGRVVEVGADVENFKQGDLVGVGCMVDSCQECKSCEDGLEQYCENGMTATYNGKDEHLGGHTFGGYSEMVVVREKFVLKVPENLDTKAVAPLLCAGITTWSPLRQWNVKKGDKVGVVGLGGLGHMGVKFAHALGAHVVMITTSPAKAEDAKSLGADEVLISKDEAEMKKHANSFDFILNTVPVGHDTNPYVALLKRDATMTLVGAIDEVDIHGGGLIMGRKRLAGSLIGGIKETQEMLDFCGEHNIVSDIEMIDMDSINTAFDRVVKSDVKYRFVIDMKSLKN; translated from the coding sequence ATGAAAAATGTAAAAGCTTACGGCGCAAAGAGGAATGATGCAGATCTTAATATGATGGAAATCGAACGCAGGGATATCCTTGCAAATGATGTGAAGATCGAAATAGATTATTGTGGAGTTTGTCATAGTGATATACACCAGGTTAGAAATGATTGGGGCAATAGTAAATATCCAGTGGTTCCAGGCCATGAAATCATTGGTCGCGTAGTAGAAGTTGGAGCAGATGTTGAGAACTTTAAGCAGGGTGATCTTGTTGGAGTTGGATGTATGGTAGACTCTTGCCAGGAATGTAAATCTTGTGAAGATGGTCTTGAGCAATATTGTGAGAATGGAATGACCGCTACCTATAATGGTAAGGATGAACATTTAGGCGGCCACACTTTTGGCGGATATTCTGAAATGGTGGTGGTACGCGAAAAATTTGTCCTGAAGGTTCCTGAAAACCTGGATACAAAGGCAGTTGCGCCATTATTGTGTGCAGGTATTACAACATGGTCTCCACTTAGACAATGGAATGTAAAAAAAGGTGATAAAGTTGGAGTTGTTGGACTGGGAGGTCTTGGACATATGGGGGTTAAGTTTGCCCACGCATTAGGAGCTCACGTTGTGATGATCACTACCTCTCCTGCTAAAGCCGAAGATGCTAAATCCCTTGGTGCAGATGAAGTTCTTATCTCGAAGGATGAAGCAGAAATGAAGAAACATGCCAATTCATTCGATTTTATTCTGAATACAGTTCCTGTTGGACATGATACAAATCCTTATGTTGCTTTACTGAAAAGAGATGCGACAATGACATTAGTTGGTGCGATCGATGAAGTAGATATTCATGGTGGCGGACTTATTATGGGAAGAAAAAGACTTGCAGGTTCACTAATTGGCGGAATCAAAGAAACTCAGGAAATGCTTGATTTCTGTGGAGAGCATAATATTGTTTCAGATATTGAAATGATCGATATGGACTCTATTAATACTGCTTTTGACAGAGTTGTAAAATCTGATGTTAAGTATAGATTTGTAATCGATATGAAATCATTAAAGAATTAA
- a CDS encoding PH domain-containing protein, whose protein sequence is MSLLSSLLGNAGAIENSVIQEKYGKLLIDSEEVIAGFKIIRDTFIFTNKRLIIVDVQGLTGSKIEYFSVLYKSITRFSVETAGSFDLDAELKIWISGEQSPSISKKFNKKVDIYEVQKLLAEYTL, encoded by the coding sequence ATGAGCCTACTATCCTCATTGCTTGGTAATGCCGGCGCTATAGAGAATTCAGTTATTCAGGAGAAATATGGCAAATTGCTGATTGATTCTGAAGAAGTTATAGCTGGATTCAAAATCATTCGAGATACTTTTATTTTTACCAACAAACGACTGATCATTGTAGATGTGCAGGGATTAACCGGAAGTAAGATTGAATATTTCTCGGTGCTATATAAAAGTATAACACGTTTTAGCGTGGAAACTGCAGGAAGTTTTGATCTGGATGCAGAACTTAAGATTTGGATTTCCGGGGAACAATCACCCAGTATTTCTAAGAAATTCAATAAGAAAGTTGATATCTATGAAGTTCAGAAATTGCTGGCTGAGTATACTTTATAG
- a CDS encoding DUF1622 domain-containing protein, producing the protein MEHISLYIEYAAKFIEVTGVAVILLGTIVALFKYILAKQSKGVRSYKLLRQELGKAILLGLEILVAADIIATVVTKPTLDEVISLGIIVLIRTFLSFSIELEIEGRFPWQRKEKENRLDQEA; encoded by the coding sequence ATGGAACATATAAGTTTGTATATCGAGTATGCGGCAAAGTTTATAGAAGTAACCGGAGTAGCGGTAATACTCCTGGGAACAATCGTAGCATTATTCAAATATATACTGGCAAAGCAAAGTAAAGGAGTCAGATCTTATAAATTATTGAGACAGGAATTGGGAAAAGCTATTCTGCTTGGACTTGAAATCCTGGTTGCTGCAGATATTATAGCAACCGTAGTAACAAAACCTACACTTGATGAGGTTATTTCTTTAGGGATCATCGTCCTGATAAGAACATTTTTGAGTTTTTCCATTGAATTGGAGATTGAAGGCAGATTTCCATGGCAAAGGAAGGAAAAAGAGAACAGGCTGGATCAGGAAGCTTAA
- the treA gene encoding alpha,alpha-trehalase TreA codes for MNFRRYFKLCLLCLLIAFNSCKSSPDPVVVHDGKEITILPPAELYGNLFYDAQTRAIFEDSKTFVDANPKYSVGLIRQRYDMLEDTTVKGMKTFLDQHFSIPEADLHFKSDSLEIGMHIKSLWEVLKRPANDSISGTLIPLPNDYIVPGGRFREVYYWDSYFTMLGLQLDGENEVIRNMVENFAFLIDELGFIPNGNRTYYLGRSQPPFFSLMVDILADIEGEQVYAEFLDVLEQEHKFWMNGSKELKPGNATNRVVKLKDGTILNRYYDEFATPRPESYREDVETAEIALKTNPMLKKEDIYRDLRAGAESGWDYSSRWLVKNERNEFNLSSIQTTSILPVDLNSLLYQLERTISRAAKIAERKEMSATYAKLAEDRRQAIKNYFWDPKKEFFQDYNFEKQEFTGNLSLAAMYPLFFQIADEQQAGKVATRIKEDFLKPGGVVTTPYSTGQQWDAPNGWAPLQWVTIEGLRNYKHLELSEEIKTRWLDVNSAVYNRTYKMTEKYNVIDLSKESGGGEYPTQDGFGWTNGVYKKLSSEE; via the coding sequence ATGAACTTCCGAAGATATTTTAAGTTATGCCTGCTATGCTTATTAATTGCATTCAACAGCTGCAAGTCCAGTCCAGATCCAGTTGTCGTCCACGATGGCAAGGAAATTACTATACTACCACCAGCCGAACTCTACGGAAATTTATTCTATGATGCACAAACCCGGGCTATTTTCGAGGACAGCAAGACCTTTGTTGATGCGAATCCAAAATATAGTGTAGGTCTTATCAGGCAACGATATGATATGCTGGAAGATACTACCGTTAAGGGAATGAAAACTTTTCTGGATCAACACTTCAGTATTCCTGAAGCCGATCTGCATTTTAAAAGCGATAGTTTGGAGATAGGTATGCACATAAAGAGTTTATGGGAAGTCTTGAAAAGGCCTGCAAATGATAGTATTTCGGGAACCCTTATTCCGCTGCCAAATGATTATATAGTGCCGGGTGGTAGATTTCGTGAAGTTTATTACTGGGATAGTTACTTTACGATGTTGGGATTGCAGTTAGATGGTGAAAATGAGGTCATCAGGAACATGGTAGAAAATTTTGCATTCCTCATAGATGAACTCGGCTTTATTCCGAATGGGAATCGTACCTATTACCTCGGAAGATCTCAACCACCATTCTTTTCGCTTATGGTCGATATTCTGGCTGATATTGAAGGTGAGCAGGTTTATGCGGAATTTCTAGATGTACTGGAACAAGAGCATAAGTTCTGGATGAATGGAAGTAAAGAACTAAAACCAGGTAATGCTACTAATAGAGTTGTTAAATTGAAGGATGGGACTATTTTGAACCGCTACTATGATGAATTCGCTACTCCAAGGCCAGAAAGCTACCGTGAAGATGTAGAAACTGCAGAAATTGCATTGAAGACTAATCCAATGCTCAAGAAAGAAGATATTTATCGTGATTTAAGAGCAGGTGCAGAATCTGGATGGGATTATTCAAGCAGATGGCTGGTAAAAAATGAGCGAAATGAGTTTAATCTTTCGAGTATTCAAACTACTTCGATCCTTCCGGTTGATCTAAATTCGTTGCTTTATCAACTGGAAAGGACCATTTCCAGGGCAGCCAAAATTGCGGAAAGAAAGGAAATGTCGGCTACTTATGCGAAGCTGGCTGAAGATAGACGGCAGGCTATTAAAAACTACTTCTGGGATCCTAAGAAAGAATTCTTCCAGGATTACAATTTTGAAAAGCAGGAATTCACCGGAAATCTATCCTTGGCAGCAATGTATCCTTTATTCTTCCAGATCGCAGATGAACAGCAAGCCGGCAAAGTGGCTACAAGGATCAAAGAAGATTTTCTTAAACCTGGAGGAGTTGTAACCACGCCATATAGTACCGGACAGCAATGGGATGCACCAAATGGCTGGGCTCCATTGCAGTGGGTCACTATTGAGGGACTACGGAATTATAAGCATCTGGAACTATCCGAAGAAATAAAAACAAGATGGCTTGATGTAAACAGCGCAGTTTACAACCGAACCTATAAGATGACGGAGAAGTATAATGTAATCGACCTTTCCAAGGAAAGTGGAGGAGGGGAATATCCAACCCAGGATGGGTTTGGCTGGACTAACGGAGTTTATAAAAAATTATCTTCAGAAGAATAG
- a CDS encoding GNAT family N-acetyltransferase — protein sequence MIMEILNWDKKYAEEFENMNLHWLNEFFYVEPHDEEVLGKPEKYIIEPGGKIFFVKKDKTIVACVALMKMEDDVFELTKMAVKPAFRGHKIGHFLIDHTIQFAKGSGWKKLIIYSNRKLENAIHLYRKYGFEEIPIEENNPYARGDIKMSLILS from the coding sequence ATGATCATGGAGATACTCAACTGGGATAAGAAATACGCGGAAGAATTCGAAAATATGAATTTACACTGGCTGAATGAATTCTTTTATGTGGAACCACATGATGAGGAGGTTTTAGGAAAACCTGAAAAATATATCATTGAGCCGGGAGGAAAGATCTTCTTTGTAAAAAAGGACAAAACTATCGTTGCCTGTGTAGCTTTAATGAAGATGGAAGATGATGTTTTCGAACTTACAAAAATGGCGGTTAAACCAGCATTTCGAGGTCATAAGATCGGACACTTTCTAATTGACCATACCATACAGTTTGCTAAAGGGAGCGGCTGGAAAAAATTGATCATTTACTCTAATCGAAAACTGGAAAACGCTATTCATTTATATCGCAAATATGGATTCGAAGAAATTCCTATTGAAGAAAATAATCCTTACGCTCGTGGGGATATTAAAATGTCATTAATCCTTTCATAA
- a CDS encoding MBL fold metallo-hydrolase — protein sequence MKNVATLIAAGLLLVGCKDQGNEKNKMMNDTLAENNAEMSQTPFQETMDLKIEPISHATAVFKWGDKTFYTDPVGGVEAFKGIDRPDFILITDIHGDHMNAETLKAIGLDSVTVIVPQAVKDKLPEDLKAVYIVMNNGDSKELMGFNIQAIPMYNLPQSKDAMHVKGRGNGYIIENNGKRLYISGDTEDIPEMRNLKNIDVALVSMNLPYTMPVDRAAKGVLAFTPKKVIPYHYRGKNGLSDVEGFKKLVNEGNSDIDVELMNWYPERSK from the coding sequence ATGAAAAATGTAGCTACTCTAATTGCCGCAGGCTTATTGCTTGTTGGTTGTAAAGATCAGGGGAATGAAAAGAATAAGATGATGAATGACACTCTTGCAGAGAACAATGCAGAGATGAGTCAGACGCCTTTTCAGGAGACCATGGATCTTAAAATCGAACCTATTTCCCATGCCACTGCAGTTTTTAAATGGGGTGATAAAACCTTTTACACAGATCCCGTAGGTGGAGTTGAAGCTTTTAAAGGCATAGACAGACCAGATTTTATTTTGATCACAGACATACATGGAGATCATATGAATGCTGAAACGCTAAAGGCGATCGGTCTGGATAGTGTAACTGTAATTGTACCACAGGCCGTAAAAGATAAATTACCCGAAGATCTGAAGGCTGTATATATAGTAATGAATAACGGAGACTCCAAAGAACTCATGGGTTTCAATATTCAGGCAATACCAATGTACAATTTACCTCAGTCTAAAGATGCAATGCACGTGAAAGGTCGTGGGAATGGATATATCATTGAGAATAACGGGAAGAGACTATATATTTCCGGTGATACTGAGGATATTCCGGAAATGAGAAATCTAAAGAATATCGATGTTGCATTAGTGTCTATGAATCTACCTTATACCATGCCAGTAGATCGTGCAGCAAAAGGTGTCCTGGCTTTCACGCCTAAAAAAGTAATTCCATACCATTACCGTGGTAAAAATGGACTTTCTGATGTTGAAGGATTTAAGAAATTAGTAAACGAAGGAAATTCTGATATTGACGTGGAACTAATGAACTGGTATCCGGAAAGATCGAAGTAG
- the sucC gene encoding ADP-forming succinate--CoA ligase subunit beta: protein MNIHEYQGKEILSSFGVRIQRGTVATNAKEAVDAAKALTEQTGTGWHVIKAQVHAGGRGKGGGVKLAKNLKEVEEIAGEIIGMNLVTPQTSAEGKKVHQVLVAEDVYYPGDSEPEEYYMSVLLNRATGRNMIMYSTEGGMDIETVAEETPDLIFTEEIDPSTGLLGFQARRIAFNLGLSGKAFKEMTKFVMSLYEAFEKSDSSLFEINPVLKTSDDKIMAVDAKVTLDDNALFRHKDYAEMRDVREENATEVEAREVGLNYVDLDGNVGCMVNGAGLAMATMDLIKQAGGEPANFLDVGGTADAKRVEEAFRLILKDDKVEAILVNIFGGIVRCDRVAQGIVDASKNMGDAMNVPIIVRLQGTNADIAKELIDNSGLKVYSAVQFQEAADKVQEVLS from the coding sequence ATGAATATACACGAATATCAAGGAAAAGAAATTTTGAGCAGCTTTGGAGTCCGCATTCAACGTGGAACCGTAGCAACAAACGCTAAAGAAGCAGTAGATGCTGCGAAAGCACTTACCGAGCAAACCGGTACTGGATGGCATGTGATCAAAGCACAGGTTCATGCTGGTGGACGTGGTAAAGGTGGTGGTGTAAAACTTGCCAAAAACCTGAAGGAAGTTGAAGAAATCGCCGGAGAGATCATCGGGATGAATCTTGTAACTCCTCAAACTTCTGCGGAAGGGAAAAAGGTACACCAGGTTTTAGTTGCTGAAGATGTTTACTATCCTGGAGACAGTGAGCCGGAAGAATATTATATGTCTGTTCTTTTAAACAGAGCCACCGGACGTAACATGATCATGTATTCTACAGAAGGTGGAATGGATATCGAAACTGTTGCTGAAGAAACTCCAGACCTTATATTTACTGAAGAGATTGATCCTTCTACAGGATTGCTTGGATTCCAGGCGCGTAGAATCGCTTTCAATCTTGGACTTAGCGGAAAGGCATTTAAAGAAATGACCAAATTCGTAATGTCTTTATATGAAGCTTTTGAAAAATCTGATTCTTCACTTTTCGAGATCAACCCTGTGTTGAAAACGAGTGATGATAAGATCATGGCAGTAGATGCTAAGGTAACGTTAGATGACAATGCACTTTTCCGTCACAAGGATTATGCTGAAATGCGTGATGTTCGGGAAGAGAATGCTACTGAAGTTGAAGCGAGAGAAGTTGGACTTAACTACGTAGATCTTGACGGTAACGTTGGATGTATGGTAAACGGTGCAGGACTTGCAATGGCGACAATGGACCTTATTAAACAAGCAGGTGGAGAGCCAGCTAACTTCCTTGATGTTGGTGGAACAGCTGATGCCAAGAGAGTAGAAGAAGCTTTCAGACTGATCTTGAAAGATGATAAAGTAGAAGCAATCCTGGTTAATATCTTTGGAGGAATCGTAAGATGTGACCGTGTTGCCCAGGGTATTGTAGACGCTTCCAAGAATATGGGAGACGCTATGAATGTGCCAATCATCGTAAGATTGCAAGGAACAAATGCAGATATTGCTAAGGAACTTATCGATAATAGTGGACTTAAAGTTTACAGCGCGGTACAATTCCAGGAAGCGGCAGACAAAGTTCAGGAAGTACTTTCCTAG
- a CDS encoding MFS transporter, which yields MKKALLALAIGGFGIGMTEFVIMGILPEIANDLEVSIPVAGHFISAYALGVVVGAPLLTIFGNKWPPQKTLLGLMLWFTIFNTLSAFADSYELLMLARFLSGLPHGAFFGIGAVVAGKLARPGKEAQAIAMMFTGLTVANVIGVPLGTWLGQNFSWGIAFLAVGVVGICAILSIRFWMPEVKIANAGGMKEELRLLRKPELWMVILLTTIGTGGFFAWYSYIAPLITDVAGHSENVVSYAMILAGLGMVAGNFLGAKLAEMFSPIKAVIIALILMVTALLVNTFVAYDQIGVLITTFIIPVIAFCIATPIQMAVINTAKGSEMLGSSLNQSAFNMGNASGAYLAGLPIAYGYGIVSAQYVGAAMAGIGIIIGIGVIYMRKKQADLQTA from the coding sequence ATGAAGAAGGCATTACTGGCGCTGGCAATTGGAGGTTTTGGAATAGGAATGACGGAATTTGTGATCATGGGAATTTTGCCTGAGATCGCTAATGATCTGGAAGTTTCCATCCCGGTCGCAGGACATTTTATATCGGCATATGCTCTTGGAGTAGTCGTTGGCGCTCCCCTGCTTACCATCTTCGGAAATAAATGGCCGCCTCAAAAGACACTTTTAGGTTTGATGCTATGGTTTACCATATTCAATACGCTTTCAGCTTTTGCAGATTCCTACGAGCTTTTAATGCTCGCCAGGTTCCTATCCGGTCTACCTCATGGTGCATTCTTCGGAATTGGCGCCGTGGTGGCTGGAAAACTCGCCCGTCCCGGGAAAGAAGCTCAGGCCATCGCAATGATGTTCACCGGGCTAACAGTGGCCAACGTGATCGGGGTTCCACTTGGGACCTGGTTAGGACAGAACTTCAGCTGGGGAATCGCATTTCTCGCAGTTGGTGTGGTTGGGATTTGTGCAATCCTGAGTATCAGATTCTGGATGCCGGAAGTGAAAATTGCCAATGCCGGCGGAATGAAAGAAGAATTAAGATTACTTCGGAAACCAGAACTCTGGATGGTTATCCTTCTAACAACTATTGGAACTGGTGGCTTTTTCGCCTGGTACAGCTATATAGCTCCGCTAATTACAGATGTTGCCGGTCATTCTGAAAATGTTGTTAGTTATGCGATGATCCTTGCCGGTCTGGGAATGGTCGCCGGAAACTTTCTGGGTGCGAAACTGGCTGAGATGTTCAGTCCGATCAAAGCAGTTATTATTGCACTGATCCTGATGGTTACCGCGCTTCTAGTAAATACTTTTGTTGCTTACGACCAAATTGGAGTACTCATTACCACGTTCATTATTCCTGTAATTGCATTTTGTATCGCCACACCTATACAAATGGCCGTCATCAATACTGCGAAAGGCTCTGAGATGCTTGGTTCTTCGCTTAATCAAAGTGCTTTTAACATGGGAAATGCCAGTGGAGCCTATCTTGCCGGTCTACCTATCGCTTACGGGTACGGAATTGTATCTGCTCAATACGTAGGAGCTGCCATGGCTGGAATCGGAATTATTATAGGTATTGGAGTCATCTATATGCGAAAGAAACAGGCTGATCTTCAAACTGCCTGA
- the lysA gene encoding diaminopimelate decarboxylase: protein MTHKDLLSVANDFGSPVYVYDAEKITSQYQRLTNAFKVDELRIHYAVKALSNISILKLLNSLGCGLDTVSIQEVKLGIQAGVFPEKIIYTPNGVSLEEIEEVVKLGAQINIDNLSILEQFGSRHPEIPVCIRINPHVMAGGNSKISVGHIDSKFGISIHQMPHLLRIVENTGMHINGIHMHTGSDILDIGVFLHASEILFEAARNFKELEFIDFGSGFKVPYRPGDIETDIEDLGDQLTQKFKAFCKEYGRDLALAFEPGKYLVSDAGKFLAKVNVIKQTTSTVFAGIDSGFNHLIRPMFYGSHHEITNISNPDAKNRFYSVVGYICETDTFGNNRRISEIREGDILSFSNAGAYCFSMASNFNSRLRPAEVLWYNNMAHLIREREVFEDLTRHQIELDFETREPEVSEVQN, encoded by the coding sequence ATGACACATAAGGATCTACTTTCTGTAGCAAATGATTTTGGCAGCCCGGTTTACGTCTATGATGCTGAAAAAATTACTTCTCAATATCAAAGATTAACCAATGCATTTAAGGTTGATGAACTAAGAATTCACTACGCCGTAAAAGCACTTTCCAATATTTCGATCCTTAAGTTACTTAATTCTCTGGGTTGTGGTCTGGATACCGTATCTATTCAGGAAGTGAAACTGGGAATACAAGCAGGTGTATTTCCTGAAAAGATCATTTACACTCCTAATGGTGTTTCTCTGGAAGAAATCGAGGAGGTAGTTAAACTCGGAGCCCAGATCAACATTGATAATCTTTCCATCCTGGAGCAGTTTGGAAGCAGGCATCCTGAAATTCCTGTCTGCATTCGTATTAATCCTCATGTGATGGCGGGTGGAAACTCAAAAATTTCTGTTGGGCATATTGATTCCAAATTCGGGATTAGTATTCACCAGATGCCACATTTGTTGAGAATTGTAGAAAATACAGGAATGCACATTAACGGTATTCATATGCATACTGGAAGTGATATTCTTGATATTGGAGTTTTCCTACATGCTTCAGAGATTCTTTTTGAAGCAGCAAGAAACTTTAAAGAACTTGAATTCATAGATTTTGGAAGTGGTTTCAAAGTTCCTTACCGTCCTGGCGATATAGAAACCGATATCGAAGACTTGGGCGACCAACTCACCCAGAAGTTTAAGGCTTTTTGTAAGGAATACGGCCGTGATCTAGCACTCGCTTTTGAACCTGGTAAATACCTGGTAAGTGACGCCGGGAAATTCCTGGCGAAAGTGAATGTGATCAAACAAACCACCTCAACGGTTTTTGCAGGAATCGACTCCGGGTTTAATCATTTAATCAGGCCCATGTTCTATGGATCACATCATGAAATTACCAATATTAGTAACCCGGATGCCAAGAACAGGTTCTATAGTGTCGTTGGCTATATCTGCGAAACCGATACTTTTGGAAATAACAGGCGTATCTCTGAAATAAGAGAAGGCGATATTCTTAGTTTTAGCAATGCTGGTGCTTATTGCTTTAGCATGGCGAGCAATTTCAATTCCAGATTGAGGCCTGCGGAAGTATTATGGTACAATAACATGGCTCACTTAATTAGAGAGCGTGAAGTTTTTGAAGATCTAACCAGGCATCAGATCGAACTTGATTTTGAAACTAGAGAACCGGAAGTTTCAGAAGTTCAGAATTAA
- the trhA gene encoding PAQR family membrane homeostasis protein TrhA produces the protein MEKSIEPKYYSPEEERLNIISHGIGFLLSIVALYLLIYRALEFDSTAYLLSFSVFGASMILLYAASTLYHSAKDHQRRARLNILDHASIYILIAGTYTPFAVISLPGLVGNIILWTVWLIALAGIILKFFFTGKYQLLSTIMYVAMGWIIVFAGNSMLENLSTEGLWWLGAGGVSYTIGAILFMLKKIPFNHAIFHVFVLMGTFSHFISIYLYVV, from the coding sequence ATGGAAAAAAGCATAGAGCCTAAATACTATTCACCAGAAGAGGAACGCCTGAATATAATTTCCCACGGGATCGGCTTTTTGCTGAGTATTGTCGCACTTTACCTGCTTATCTACCGCGCATTAGAATTTGATTCTACCGCTTATCTTCTAAGTTTCTCAGTATTTGGTGCCAGTATGATCCTGTTGTATGCGGCGAGTACATTGTATCATAGCGCTAAAGACCATCAAAGGAGAGCCAGATTGAATATTCTGGATCACGCATCAATTTATATTTTGATCGCTGGAACCTATACACCATTTGCAGTCATTAGTTTACCCGGTCTGGTTGGTAATATCATACTCTGGACCGTCTGGCTGATCGCATTGGCGGGAATAATTCTGAAATTTTTCTTTACGGGAAAATACCAGCTGCTCTCTACTATTATGTATGTGGCGATGGGCTGGATCATCGTTTTCGCCGGAAATTCCATGTTAGAAAATCTGAGTACTGAAGGTTTATGGTGGCTGGGAGCTGGAGGAGTTTCCTATACCATAGGGGCTATCCTATTTATGCTGAAAAAAATACCTTTTAACCATGCTATCTTCCATGTCTTCGTACTCATGGGAACATTCTCCCATTTTATATCCATTTACCTGTACGTCGTTTAA
- a CDS encoding sensor histidine kinase has product MSLHDLKQKYIDFKLVLLLAGFYLMFDLIHIAKTAYMQEFMPKEMQHFSWPDFLVYNMLFDYIIVVSYMTLIAISTKRFLNKNYSWVKIISIHTLFSLLIGLIIRLVFDFYSILAGRISLAEFDLRKSVNAFVYVLDLNFLIYFAMIFIIYTYYYLRQVKEAEKRHLKLESQLMNTRMRMLSSQLQPHFLFNTLNSIAVLTDLDSNKAKDTIADLSDFLREILYHSDRNRISLDEELRILEYYLNILNVRFSDHLSIEKEIDESLLLKKIPAMLLQPMIENSIKHGYSYDHTDLHILIKIREERGYLIIRVENDGEPLKLTHKELLEKGVGLRNIDDRLRNLYKDKYIFEIRNRADGNGVVTLVKIPA; this is encoded by the coding sequence ATGAGCCTTCATGATTTAAAACAAAAGTATATAGATTTCAAGCTGGTCCTTTTACTTGCAGGGTTCTACCTGATGTTTGACCTCATACATATTGCAAAAACAGCGTATATGCAAGAGTTTATGCCTAAGGAAATGCAACACTTCAGCTGGCCTGACTTTCTTGTATATAACATGCTTTTTGATTACATCATCGTAGTCAGCTATATGACGCTCATCGCGATTAGTACAAAGAGGTTTCTAAATAAGAACTATTCATGGGTAAAGATCATTTCCATACACACTCTATTCTCCTTACTAATTGGTCTTATTATCAGGCTTGTCTTCGATTTCTATTCCATACTTGCAGGAAGAATAAGCCTTGCAGAATTTGATCTTCGGAAGAGTGTAAACGCATTCGTCTATGTTCTTGACCTGAATTTTCTCATCTATTTCGCGATGATCTTTATCATCTACACCTACTACTATCTCCGCCAGGTAAAGGAGGCAGAAAAACGACATTTGAAACTGGAAAGTCAGTTAATGAACACTAGGATGAGAATGCTTTCCTCACAATTGCAACCTCATTTTCTGTTCAATACGCTTAATAGTATTGCCGTATTAACAGATTTGGATAGTAACAAAGCGAAGGATACTATTGCAGATCTTAGCGATTTTCTACGTGAAATCCTGTACCATAGCGACAGAAACCGGATTAGCCTTGATGAGGAACTCCGAATACTGGAATATTATCTAAATATTCTGAATGTTCGATTTTCAGATCATCTCAGTATAGAAAAGGAAATTGACGAATCACTACTGCTGAAGAAAATTCCGGCGATGTTACTACAGCCAATGATAGAAAACTCTATCAAGCATGGTTATTCTTATGATCATACAGATCTTCATATCCTTATTAAGATACGTGAAGAAAGAGGTTACCTGATCATTAGAGTTGAAAATGATGGAGAACCTTTAAAACTTACTCACAAAGAACTGCTTGAAAAGGGCGTTGGTTTAAGAAATATTGATGATCGTTTGAGAAATTTGTACAAGGACAAGTACATCTTTGAAATCAGGAACAGGGCAGATGGAAATGGAGTGGTAACCTTGGTGAAAATCCCTGCATAA